The Eurosta solidaginis isolate ZX-2024a chromosome 4, ASM4086904v1, whole genome shotgun sequence genome includes a window with the following:
- the Chchd2 gene encoding coiled-coil-helix-coiled-coil-helix domain-containing protein 2, whose protein sequence is MVRRGRTASPPPATRRSMPTHRATSPSPNVPARTAPATPLSPMQAAPSAVGAPQQPSMFQQMAATAGGVAVGSAVGHTLGAGLTGMFSGSGEKEAIAPAAGAPAAPAQQYLANGAQPNEPQGACAWEIKQFLQCAQGQSDLTLCEGFNEALRQCKAQHHMQ, encoded by the exons atggtaCGACGTGGACGCACGGCAAGCCCACCACCAGCTACCAGAAG GAGCATGCCCACTCATCGTGCTACATCTCCTTCACCAAATGTGCCTGCACGCACAGCACCGGCCACTCCTCTGTCCCCCATGCAAGCAGCACCAAGCGCTGTTGGTGCACCACAACAGCCATCCATGTTCCAGCAGATGGCAGCTACCGCTGGCGGTGTAGCTGTTGGCTCAGCAGTa GGTCACACTCTTGGCGCTGGTTTAACTGGCATGTTTAGCGGCTCTGGTGAAAAGGAGGCAATTGCTCCTGCTGCTGGTGCACCAGCTGCTCCAGCTCAACAATACCTTGCAAACGGCGCTCAACCTAATGAGCCACAAGGTGCTTGCGCTTgggaaataaaacaatttttacagTGCGCTCAGGGGCAATCTGATTTGACACTCTGTGAAGGTTTTAATGAGGCGCTACGACAGTGCAAGGCTCAACATCACATGCAGTAA